In Candidatus Kaelpia aquatica, a genomic segment contains:
- a CDS encoding cold shock domain-containing protein, translating to GFITPEEGKDVFVHHSSIQGSGYASLDEGQPVEFEIEDGAKGPSAINVVKI from the coding sequence GGATTTATTACTCCAGAAGAAGGCAAGGATGTATTCGTGCATCATAGCTCAATCCAGGGTTCAGGCTATGCTTCACTTGATGAAGGTCAACCTGTCGAATTTGAAATCGAAGATGGTGCAAAAGGTCCAAGTGCTATCAATGTAGTAAAAATATAA